A single Phragmites australis chromosome 4, lpPhrAust1.1, whole genome shotgun sequence DNA region contains:
- the LOC133917158 gene encoding deSI-like protein At4g17486, with protein sequence MHAGAMRMRVLPASWSSSASTSSATATTTLKPDLQQEQGSSSSSNNNNNNNSTAAEVYLNIYDISPLNHYLYWFGLGVFHSGIEVHGMEYGFGAHEYPTSGVFEVEPKSCPGFIFRRSVCVGTTDMSRSEVRTSIEDLAEDYHGDTYHLIVKNCNHFTADVCKRLTGKPVPGWVNRLARLGSFCNCVLPENIKVSAVRDVTAHPDFSDDGLGSNASIIDGSDEDDLDHLLTTPNSDIVSSRDKTLTPARDSF encoded by the exons ATGCATGCGGGAGCCATGCGGATGCGAGTACTGCCGGCGTCCTGGTCCTCCTCCGCGTCCACATCcagcgccaccgccaccaccaccttaAAGCCGGACCTCCAACAAGAAcaaggctcctcctcctcctccaacaacaacaacaacaacaattcCACGGCGGCGGAGGTGTACCTCAACATCTACGACATCTCCCCCCTCAACCACTACCTCTACTGGTTCGGCCTCGGCGTCTTCCACTCCGGAATCGAAG TGCATGGCATGGAGTATGGGTTTGGAGCCCATGAATACCCAACCAGCGGAGTCTTTGAAGTAGAACCAAAAAGCTGCCCTGGCTTTATCTTCAGACGCTCAGTGTGTGTCGGTACAACTGATATGTCCCGTTCAGAAGTCCGCACTTCCATAGAGGATCTTGCAGAGGATTATCATGGAGATACTTATCATTTGATTGTCAAGAACTGTAACCATTTTACAGCTGATGTCTGCAAGCGTTTGACTGGAAAGCCAGTTCCTGGATGGGTGAATCGACTCGCCAGATTag GTTCTTTCTGCAACTGTGTATTGCCTGAAAACATCAAGGTTTCAGCAGTCAGAGATGTAACCGCACATCCTGACTTTTCtg ATGATGGGTTGGGGTCCAATGCGTCAATTATTGACGGAAGTGACGAGGATGATTTAGATCACCTTCTAACAACGCCAAACAGCGACATTGTATCTTCAAGAGACAAGACATTAACTCCTGCCAGGGATAGCTTCTAA